The genomic DNA TGAGGGGGGAGGCGGTGGCGGGAACCATGGTTTGCTGGGGTAGGGGGCTAGTCTGGGGGGATCGGTGGTGTCGTTCGGCTGGAAGATTGGTCTGGATACTAACCCATAATGCCTACAGCAGTCCGCAATGGGTCGTGGGGGGTGCGATCTCCGGGCGCACACCACCCAAAGGGTTTCAGCCATCGAGATCCTGACACCTGATTTAGGAGTGCTGGAGGGCGGGGCATGGGCCTGGGTTTGGATCAAGTCCATTTTTCCGGGACTGACCCTTTACCCCTATACTGAATATTGCGTTCAGGCGGTTGCATTCAGATTGCGTTTCTGGGACGGAAACCCCGTTGTAGAACCTAGTCCTGGTCAGGACCCAGTCCCTTGTTCCGCCGTTTGCAGACCTATTGTAGACGTTGGCTGAAGGGATCTGTGCGAAATATTGTCATTGCTGGTAATTGGAAAATGCATAAAACCCAGGCGGAAACCTCAGAGTTTCTGTCGGGATTTTTGCCGCAGTTAGAAAACACCCCCGACGATCGCGAGGTGGTGCTTTGTCCTCCCTTTACCGATCTCCATCTGCTCTCCAAGAGCCTCCATGGCAGTCGAGTGCGGGTTGGTGCCCAGAATGTTCACTGGGCTGAGTCGGGAGCCTATACGGGCGAGATTTCCCCGGCCATGTTGACGGAGTTGAGTGTGCGCTATGTGGTGGTGGGCCACAGCGAACGTCGTGAGTATTTTGGGGAAACCGATGCGACGGTGAACCTGCGGCTGCGGGCTGCCCAGGGGGCGGGGCTGCGACCGATCCTCTGTGTCGGGGAAACCAAGCAACAGCGGGATCAGGGACAGATTGAGACGGTTATTTTTGAGCAGTTGGCCAAGGGCTTGATCGGGGTGGATCAAAGTCAGTTGGTGATTGCCTATGAACCGATTTGGGCCATTGGCACGGGGGAGACCTGTGAGGCCAATGAGGCGAACCGGGTGATTGGCCAAATCCGCAGCAAGCTGGATAACAAACTGGTGCCGATTCAATATGGGGGATCGGTGAAACCGGGCAATATTGATGAAATTATGGCCCAACCGGAAATCGATGGGGCTTTGGTGGGGGGGGCCAGTTTGGAACCGGCGGATTTTGCCCGCATTGTCAATTACCAGTAACGGGTGAATGCGCTCCGGTTCCCCTCTTTTGGAGGGGTTAGGGGTGGGTTTTGCGATCGTCCCAGTAGCGTAGAAAAACTTTAGGGTGGAACTATGGCTGAGTCCTTAACGACCCGCGATCGCGTTTTCAACTGGGGCGATCGCACCTATGTCATGGGCATTCTCAATGTGACCCCCGATAGTTTCAGTGATGGGGGGGAGTTTGACCAGGGCGATCGGGCCTTGGCCCAAGCCCAGGCTTTGGTGGCGGGGGGAGTGGATATTGTCGATATTGGGGGCCAGTCTAGCCGACCGGGGGCGGTGGACATTGGACTGGAGGCGGAACTGGAGCGGGTGATCCCGGTGATTACGGCCCTGCGCCGGGGGGGGCTGGGGTTGCCCATTTCGGTGGATACGACCCGATCGGCGGTGGCGGCGGCAGCATTGGCGGCAGGGGCGGACTGGATTAATGACATTTCCGGGGGCACGTTTGAACCGGAGATCCTGGCGGTGGCGGCCCAGTATCACGCGCCGGTGGTGTTGATGCACCTGCGGGGCACGCCCCAAACCATGCAAACGTTGACGGATTATGAGGATCTGTTGGGGGAGATCAGCCAGTTTTTCCAAACCCAGGTGGCGGCGGCGGTGGCGGCGGGGGTGAGTCCCGATCGCATTATTCTCGATCCCGGCATTGGTTTTGCCAAGACCTATGACCAAAATCTAGAGATTTTCCAGGGTTTGCCCCGCCTCAAGGCGTTGGGCTATCCCCTGCTGGTGGGACCGTCTCGCAAAAGTTTTATCGGTCAGATTTTGCAACAGCCTAACCCCAAGGAGCGGGTCTGGGGAACGGCGGCGGCCTGCTGCGGGGCCATCACGGGGGGAGCAGATCTGGTGCGGGTCCATGATGGGGCGGAGATGGTGCAGGTGTGCCGGGTGGCGGATGCTTTGGCGGGACGGGGACGTTAGACGACGGTGAGTGCGTAGGCTCGACCTTGACCATTGGACTTATTGTCCATAATGGGTTTTTGCCCTAATGACAAGAATAACTAAGTCTTCGTCATAGATTTCATAGACAAGGCGATCTTTAAGGTTGAGACGATAGGAATATAGTCCTTTTAAGTCACCTTTTAAGGGTTTGCCCCCATGGGGGTTCGGCAAAATAATGTCTTGTAAGATCCTTTGCAGTTTTGCTTTTTGCTTCGATGTCAGTTCTTCTATATCTTTTTTGGCTTGCTTAGAGAAAACAATACGATATGTTTTCATCCAAAGAGTTGCTCCATGCTGAATGTTTCTCCTTTCACATAGTCCTGTCTTGCGGTTTCAATGTGTTGAAGGATATGGGGAACTTGCAGGAGCAATGCTGTTTCCAGGAGTGATTCCCATTCCTCTTGGGTAACGAGAATATAGCTCTGATTGTTACGAACAATGGATACCCCTTCAGATTCTTTTGTGGCTCTATCGCATAGCTCATCAAGGTTATTCTTGGCGTAATCAACGGTAACTTTATACATGTCGTTTAATCGTTGTGATTCACTGCTTTGAGTAGCTGCATTATAGCATTGGGACTATTTAGCATTGAGGGAAATGGGTCAGGGCAGAGGGCTGGGACGGGGCAGGGTAAAGACCGGGGATCCGGAGGGGTCACGGGTTGAGGGAGTCCCGGAGGATTTGGAGGTTTTGTTTGAAGAGTTGGGTGTTGGGGTGGTCGGGACCGAGGGTTTGGGTTGCAATCTCAACAGCACGCTGAAACAGGGGTAACGCCTCCTCGTAGCGGCCCATGGACTGGTACAAGAGCGCCAAATTGTTCAAACTGGTGGCGGTGGAGGGATCGTTTGCCCCCAATTCCTGCTCCCGTATCGCCAACGATCGCTCCAACAGGGGTAACGCCTCCTCGTATTTCCCACCCGGTTCCCTGGTGCCAGCCACCAAATCCCCGCCGGATAGTCTGC from Prochlorothrix hollandica PCC 9006 = CALU 1027 includes the following:
- the tpiA gene encoding triose-phosphate isomerase, with amino-acid sequence MRNIVIAGNWKMHKTQAETSEFLSGFLPQLENTPDDREVVLCPPFTDLHLLSKSLHGSRVRVGAQNVHWAESGAYTGEISPAMLTELSVRYVVVGHSERREYFGETDATVNLRLRAAQGAGLRPILCVGETKQQRDQGQIETVIFEQLAKGLIGVDQSQLVIAYEPIWAIGTGETCEANEANRVIGQIRSKLDNKLVPIQYGGSVKPGNIDEIMAQPEIDGALVGGASLEPADFARIVNYQ
- the folP gene encoding dihydropteroate synthase yields the protein MAESLTTRDRVFNWGDRTYVMGILNVTPDSFSDGGEFDQGDRALAQAQALVAGGVDIVDIGGQSSRPGAVDIGLEAELERVIPVITALRRGGLGLPISVDTTRSAVAAAALAAGADWINDISGGTFEPEILAVAAQYHAPVVLMHLRGTPQTMQTLTDYEDLLGEISQFFQTQVAAAVAAGVSPDRIILDPGIGFAKTYDQNLEIFQGLPRLKALGYPLLVGPSRKSFIGQILQQPNPKERVWGTAAACCGAITGGADLVRVHDGAEMVQVCRVADALAGRGR
- a CDS encoding type II toxin-antitoxin system YoeB family toxin, which encodes MKTYRIVFSKQAKKDIEELTSKQKAKLQRILQDIILPNPHGGKPLKGDLKGLYSYRLNLKDRLVYEIYDEDLVILVIRAKTHYGQ
- a CDS encoding type II toxin-antitoxin system Phd/YefM family antitoxin translates to MYKVTVDYAKNNLDELCDRATKESEGVSIVRNNQSYILVTQEEWESLLETALLLQVPHILQHIETARQDYVKGETFSMEQLFG
- a CDS encoding tetratricopeptide repeat protein, which translates into the protein MAIYWLNPATATPPDKSTPWDGRVVLDPKPTTNRLSQEDRRVVLGFGWPIGQLLDRGIGSRVGWQWVAIMGRMEFRVCNDGLGAAVCGALPGRLSGGDLVAGTREPGGKYEEALPLLERSLAIREQELGANDPSTATSLNNLALLYQSMGRYEEALPLFQRAVEIATQTLGPDHPNTQLFKQNLQILRDSLNP